The following are encoded together in the Brassica napus cultivar Da-Ae chromosome A9, Da-Ae, whole genome shotgun sequence genome:
- the LOC106349119 gene encoding 1-aminocyclopropane-1-carboxylate oxidase-like: protein MEKNIKFPVVDLSKLIGEERDQTMALIDDACENWGFFEIVNHGLPHDLMDNVEKMTKEHYKISMEQKFNDMLKSKGLENLEREVEDVDWESTFYLRHLPQSNLYDIPDMSDEYRTAMKDFGKRLENLAEDLLDLLCENLGLEKGYLKKVFHGTKGPTFGTKVSNYPACPKPEMIKGLRAHTDAGGIILLFQDDKVSGLQLLKDGDWIDVPPLNHSIVINLGDQLEVITNGRYKSVMHRVVTQKEGNRMSIASFYNPGSDAEISPASSLACKETEYPSFVFDDYMKLYAGVKFQPKEPRFEAMKNANAVTELNPTAAVETF from the exons atggagaagaACATTAAGTTTCCAGTTGTAGACTTGTCCAAGCTCATTGGTGAAGAGAGAGACCAAACCATGGCTTTGATCGACGATGCTTGTGAGAATTGGGGCTTCTTTGAG ATAGTGAACCATGGTTTACCACATGATTTGATGGACAACGTCGAGAAGATGACAAAGGAACATTACAAGATATCAATGGAACAAAAGTTCAACGACATGCTCAAATCCAAAGGTTTGGAAAATCTTGAGCGAGAAGTTGAGGATGTTGATTGGGAAAGCACTTTCTACCTTCGTCATCTCCCTCAGTCCAATCTCTACGACATTCCTGATATGTCTGATGAATACcg gACGGCCATGAAAGATTTTGGTAAGAGATTGGAGAATCTTGCTGAGGATTTGTTGGATCTATTGTGTGAGAATTTAGGGTTAGAGAAAGGGTACTTGAAGAAAGTGTTTCATGGAACAAAAGGTCCAACCTTTGGGACTAAGGTGAGCAACTATCCAGCTTGTCCTAAGCCAGAGATGATAAAAGGTCTTAGGGCCCACACTGATGCAGGAGGCATCATCTTGTTGTTTCAAGATGACAAGGTCAGTGGTCTCCAGCTTCTTAAAGATGGTGACTGGATTGATGTTCCTCCACTCAACCACTCTATTGTCATCAATCTTGGTGACCAACTTGAG GTGATAACTAACGGCAGGTACAAGAGTGTGATGCACCGTGTGGTGACTCAGAAAGAAGGAAACAGAATGTCAATTGCATCTTTCTACAACCCGGGAAGCGATGCTGAGATCTCTCCAGCTTCATCGCTTGCCTGTAAAGAAACCGAGTACCCGAGTTTTGTTTTTGATGACTACATGAAGCTCTATGCTGGGGTCAAGTTTCAGCCTAAGGAGCCACGCTTCGAGGCAATGAAGAATGCTAATGCAGTTACAGAATTGAACCCAACAGCAGCCGTAGAGACTTTCTAA